In a single window of the Methanofollis ethanolicus genome:
- a CDS encoding histone family protein: MADLPIAAVVRIAKKNGAERVGSDAAAALVAKAEAYIANLTKEANRLAQHAGRKTIKEEDVELAAKSA, from the coding sequence ATGGCAGACTTACCTATTGCAGCGGTTGTCAGAATCGCAAAGAAGAACGGTGCTGAGAGAGTTGGAAGCGATGCAGCTGCGGCCCTTGTCGCAAAGGCTGAGGCCTACATCGCCAACCTGACCAAGGAAGCAAACCGCCTTGCCCAGCACGCTGGCCGCAAGACGATCAAGGAAGAGGATGTTGAACTCGCGGCAAAGTCCGCCTGA
- a CDS encoding DUF169 domain-containing protein: MKNSEFSLIGRRLSAAFRLLTEPLAVCGAEEVPADAVPLSSVHRCIAVAMCRMATRGTDVPALYLGEDVKAGCCPGGLVHMGFSERSDDIRWFVSTGRPDVRGGVAEYLKADPGLVDACFACAGPVTPPGRYLVIRPCRTVTDADVVRSLCLFGTSEEIRNIAALVHFDRADPFSPVIAPWGPACATFVSYPAGMAAGAPPDAAFMGPTDPTVNPALPPDIMGVGIPAAVARRMIRNLDASFVVRRPRVAFPDHGRGR, translated from the coding sequence GTGAAAAATTCTGAATTTTCCCTCATCGGCAGGCGTCTTTCGGCGGCGTTTCGGCTCTTGACAGAGCCCCTTGCCGTCTGCGGGGCGGAGGAGGTTCCGGCGGACGCTGTCCCCCTTTCTTCGGTCCACCGGTGCATTGCCGTCGCCATGTGTCGCATGGCGACCCGCGGGACAGACGTCCCCGCACTGTATCTTGGCGAGGACGTGAAGGCGGGGTGCTGTCCTGGCGGCCTCGTTCACATGGGATTCTCGGAGCGCTCTGACGATATCCGCTGGTTCGTCTCCACCGGGCGTCCGGACGTGCGGGGCGGGGTGGCTGAGTACCTGAAGGCCGACCCCGGACTGGTCGACGCCTGTTTTGCATGTGCCGGCCCGGTTACCCCGCCGGGACGCTACCTGGTGATCAGGCCCTGCCGGACCGTGACCGACGCCGACGTCGTCCGGTCGCTCTGTCTCTTCGGCACCTCCGAGGAGATCCGGAATATCGCCGCTCTCGTCCACTTCGACCGCGCCGACCCCTTCTCGCCTGTAATCGCCCCCTGGGGGCCGGCATGTGCGACCTTCGTATCCTACCCTGCTGGCATGGCGGCCGGCGCCCCGCCGGACGCCGCCTTCATGGGACCCACCGACCCGACGGTGAACCCTGCCCTGCCACCCGACATCATGGGCGTCGGCATCCCGGCGGCGGTGGCCCGGAGGATGATCAGGAATCTCGACGCCTCCTTTGTGGTCAGACGGCCGCGGGTGGCGTTCCCCGACCACGGGCGTGGGAGGTGA
- the hisG gene encoding ATP phosphoribosyltransferase, which translates to MTDPIRIRLAIPNKGRIAQPIRDLVEKSGIHLIDGGERKLIAKTVDPEIEVLFARPIDIPEYVANGAADIGITGRDMVMERGSVVDELLDLKMGGATLVVAVPEDAKVKEYADLAGAKVATEFPTITKTFFEKQGISISVVPVGGACEATPYLGIADAIVDLTSTGTTLQTNRLRILGEVLRSSTLVIANPASRTKKREKIQEVLLALESVLRAKGQCYIMMNAHRDALPEIESVLPGLGGPTVMDVASREGLVAVHAVVKEECVYQLITQLKRAGARDILVMSIERMIP; encoded by the coding sequence ATGACTGATCCTATCCGTATACGTCTTGCAATCCCGAATAAAGGACGGATTGCACAACCTATCAGGGACCTCGTGGAGAAGAGCGGGATCCACCTCATCGACGGCGGCGAGCGCAAGCTCATCGCAAAGACGGTGGACCCCGAGATCGAGGTGCTCTTTGCCCGCCCGATCGACATCCCCGAATATGTGGCGAACGGCGCCGCGGATATCGGCATCACCGGCCGTGACATGGTGATGGAGCGCGGCTCCGTCGTCGACGAACTCCTCGACCTGAAGATGGGCGGGGCGACCCTGGTGGTGGCCGTGCCCGAGGACGCGAAGGTGAAGGAGTATGCCGACCTTGCCGGGGCGAAGGTGGCGACCGAGTTCCCGACAATCACGAAGACCTTCTTCGAGAAGCAGGGTATCTCGATATCTGTCGTCCCGGTCGGTGGTGCCTGCGAGGCGACGCCCTATCTCGGGATCGCCGACGCCATCGTCGACCTGACGAGCACCGGTACCACCCTCCAGACGAACAGGCTGCGCATCCTCGGCGAGGTGCTGAGGTCGAGCACTCTCGTCATCGCAAACCCGGCCTCACGCACCAAGAAGAGGGAGAAGATCCAGGAGGTGCTCCTGGCCCTGGAGAGCGTGCTGCGGGCGAAGGGGCAGTGCTATATCATGATGAACGCCCACAGGGACGCCCTGCCTGAGATCGAGAGCGTCCTCCCGGGCCTCGGCGGCCCGACCGTCATGGACGTGGCGTCGAGGGAGGGCCTTGTGGCCGTGCACGCGGTCGTCAAGGAGGAGTGCGTCTACCAGTTGATCACCCAGCTCAAGAGGGCCGGCGCCCGCGACATCCTGGTGATGTCGATCGAAAGGATGATCCCCTGA
- the hisB gene encoding imidazoleglycerol-phosphate dehydratase HisB, with the protein MRMGEVRRETKETKIGLSIALDGEGGADIATGLPFMDHMLNSFARHGGFGLSIRAKGDLEVDAHHLVEDLGIVLGMALKEAVGDGSGITRFADVAVPMDEALADVAVDVGGRGYLVFTGDFNSPAVGGIDTTLFEHFFYSLCTRAGITAHIRFYGRNDHHMAEAIFKAFGIALAKAVAVDPRRSGVPSTKGTL; encoded by the coding sequence ATGAGGATGGGAGAAGTCAGACGGGAGACGAAGGAGACGAAGATAGGCCTGAGCATCGCGCTGGACGGGGAGGGGGGCGCCGATATCGCCACCGGCCTCCCCTTCATGGACCACATGCTCAATTCTTTTGCACGGCACGGGGGTTTCGGCCTCTCCATCCGTGCGAAGGGCGACCTGGAGGTGGACGCCCACCACCTGGTGGAGGACCTCGGGATCGTCCTCGGCATGGCCCTCAAGGAGGCGGTGGGGGACGGCAGCGGCATCACCCGTTTTGCGGACGTGGCGGTGCCGATGGACGAGGCCCTCGCTGATGTTGCGGTCGATGTCGGCGGGAGGGGCTACCTGGTCTTCACCGGCGACTTCAACAGCCCCGCGGTCGGCGGGATCGACACGACCCTCTTCGAGCACTTCTTTTATAGCCTCTGCACCCGTGCCGGGATCACGGCCCACATCAGGTTCTACGGGCGGAACGACCACCACATGGCCGAAGCGATCTTCAAGGCCTTCGGCATCGCCCTTGCGAAGGCCGTGGCGGTCGACCCGCGGCGGAGCGGCGTGCCGAGCACCAAGGGCACGCTATAG
- a CDS encoding methionine adenosyltransferase, producing MIRNIKVEQLEQTPIENQRIELIERKCIGHPDSIADGVAEAVSRALCKAYLEECGVYLHHNTDQGEIVAGESIPHFGGGKIVKPIYVLLTGRATKTFDGINIPADSIAVEAARSYIKSIIPIMNLERDVIVDCRMGTGSTDLRDVFKVCGGSAIMRANDTSFGVGHAPFSETESLVKGVSDYLDTVYRPKNPAIGTDVKVMGLRDGDAITLTLAVAMVDRYLADIGEYVETVERLKETITEIAPRFTTRKVHVDVNTADDLTAGSVFLTVNGTSAEMGDDGSVGRGNRCNGLITPNRPMSMEATSGKNPINHIGKIYNLLATQLGNTCVAEVDGIEEIYVRLLSQIGHPVDQPLVASAKVIPKPGYDMKTIQPAVEAIIDTGLENISDITEKVVRGELNTF from the coding sequence ATGATCAGAAACATCAAGGTTGAGCAGCTGGAGCAGACCCCCATAGAGAACCAGCGGATCGAACTGATTGAACGCAAGTGCATCGGCCACCCTGACAGCATCGCCGACGGCGTTGCGGAAGCTGTTTCACGGGCGCTCTGCAAGGCGTACCTCGAAGAGTGCGGTGTCTATCTCCACCACAACACCGACCAGGGCGAGATCGTGGCCGGCGAGTCCATCCCCCACTTCGGCGGCGGGAAGATCGTCAAGCCCATCTACGTCCTCCTCACCGGCAGGGCGACAAAGACCTTCGACGGGATCAACATCCCGGCCGACTCGATCGCCGTCGAGGCGGCACGCTCGTACATCAAGAGCATCATCCCCATCATGAACCTCGAGCGCGACGTCATCGTCGACTGCCGCATGGGGACCGGTTCGACCGACCTCCGCGACGTCTTCAAGGTCTGCGGCGGCTCGGCGATCATGCGTGCCAACGACACCTCCTTCGGCGTCGGCCACGCTCCCTTCAGCGAGACCGAGAGCCTGGTCAAGGGTGTCTCCGACTATCTTGACACTGTCTATCGGCCGAAGAACCCGGCGATCGGCACCGACGTGAAGGTCATGGGCCTGCGCGACGGCGATGCGATCACCCTCACCCTCGCCGTGGCGATGGTCGACCGGTACCTCGCCGACATCGGTGAATATGTCGAGACCGTTGAGAGACTCAAGGAGACAATCACCGAGATCGCCCCGCGTTTCACGACCAGGAAGGTCCACGTCGACGTGAACACCGCCGACGACCTCACGGCAGGCAGCGTCTTCCTGACCGTCAACGGCACCTCCGCCGAGATGGGCGACGACGGCTCTGTCGGCCGCGGCAACCGCTGCAATGGGCTGATCACGCCGAACAGGCCGATGAGCATGGAAGCGACGAGCGGCAAGAACCCGATCAACCACATCGGCAAGATCTACAACCTCCTTGCAACCCAGCTCGGCAACACCTGCGTCGCCGAAGTGGACGGCATCGAGGAGATCTATGTCCGCCTCCTCTCCCAGATCGGTCACCCGGTCGACCAGCCGCTCGTGGCGAGCGCGAAGGTCATCCCGAAGCCGGGCTACGACATGAAGACGATCCAGCCTGCTGTCGAGGCGATCATCGACACCGGGCTTGAGAACATCAGTGACATCACCGAGAAGGTCGTCAGGGGCGAACTGAACACCTTCTAA
- the hisA gene encoding 1-(5-phosphoribosyl)-5-[(5-phosphoribosylamino)methylideneamino]imidazole-4-carboxamide isomerase → MMVFPAVDILNGQCVQLVQGKRESAVAYGTPLENARRWLDAGADALHVINLDGAFGSAQANVREIRELIQETGVFVELGGGIRSREDARAWLEIGVGRVILGTVAVREPEIVRDLSLEFGPEQVMAGVDARGGRVVIEGWEEEAGDYLSWAEHFEMLGAGSLLFTNVSVEGLCRGIDPEPVRHLLEHTDLPVVVAGGVTTPADVRILRDLGVSGVVLGSALYSGKITIREAREAAQ, encoded by the coding sequence ATGATGGTCTTTCCCGCAGTCGATATCCTCAATGGCCAGTGTGTCCAGCTGGTGCAGGGCAAACGAGAGAGTGCGGTCGCCTACGGAACGCCTCTTGAAAATGCGCGGCGCTGGCTCGACGCCGGGGCCGACGCCCTCCACGTGATCAACCTGGACGGCGCCTTTGGCAGCGCGCAGGCGAATGTACGCGAGATCCGGGAACTGATCCAGGAGACAGGCGTCTTCGTCGAACTCGGCGGTGGTATCAGGAGCCGCGAGGACGCACGGGCCTGGCTGGAGATCGGCGTCGGCCGTGTGATCCTGGGAACAGTCGCGGTCAGGGAACCCGAGATCGTCCGCGACCTCTCCCTGGAGTTCGGGCCTGAGCAGGTAATGGCCGGGGTGGACGCCCGCGGCGGCCGGGTCGTCATCGAGGGCTGGGAGGAGGAGGCGGGCGATTACCTCTCCTGGGCCGAACATTTCGAGATGCTCGGTGCCGGGTCTCTGCTCTTCACGAACGTGAGTGTGGAGGGGCTCTGCCGTGGGATCGACCCCGAACCGGTCAGGCACCTTCTGGAGCACACCGATCTCCCGGTCGTTGTGGCTGGCGGGGTGACGACGCCGGCCGACGTGAGGATACTCCGGGACCTCGGCGTCTCGGGGGTGGTGCTCGGTTCGGCCCTGTACAGCGGGAAGATCACGATCAGAGAGGCACGGGAGGCAGCACAATGA
- a CDS encoding zinc ribbon domain-containing protein produces MEEITAQSCQSCGMPMRSEDDFGIEADGERSKDYCTYCYQNGAFTEPGITIDMMAEKGGAIFSQMFDIPLENAKAFCKEQLSCLKRWAGREIAFCESCGMPLAQDEDAGTEVDGSQSARYCIHCYRGGAFVEPDLTEEMAVEKYAPMMAEHLGMPVEKAREMVRQYLSTLPRWRE; encoded by the coding sequence ATGGAAGAGATAACTGCACAATCATGCCAGAGTTGTGGAATGCCGATGCGATCAGAGGACGACTTCGGTATCGAAGCGGACGGCGAGAGGTCGAAGGACTACTGCACCTACTGCTACCAGAACGGTGCCTTCACCGAACCCGGTATCACCATAGATATGATGGCGGAGAAAGGCGGGGCAATTTTCTCGCAGATGTTCGACATTCCCCTTGAGAATGCGAAAGCGTTCTGCAAAGAACAACTCTCATGCCTGAAGAGGTGGGCCGGACGGGAGATCGCCTTCTGCGAAAGTTGCGGGATGCCCCTTGCACAGGACGAGGACGCCGGGACAGAGGTGGACGGGTCGCAGAGCGCGAGGTACTGCATCCACTGTTATCGGGGCGGGGCGTTCGTCGAACCCGACCTGACAGAAGAGATGGCGGTCGAGAAATATGCGCCGATGATGGCCGAGCACCTCGGCATGCCTGTCGAAAAAGCGAGGGAGATGGTGCGGCAGTACCTCTCGACGCTTCCCCGGTGGCGGGAGTAA
- a CDS encoding DNA integrity scanning protein DisA nucleotide-binding domain protein, with protein MNDELLMRVAAEIAEDIGAKAIVSFTRPCTCLSRVPLIWVQDLQLDILKDLSMNEIVSVCEQHMLDAAVQIYLTRRFEDGNVVAVFPYAILIYDLERAKNFVDLRNYEDIVPREVMYAVLNLAMEIAIEGREGRRIGTAFVIGDDEEVGHHSHQAILNPYKGHDAAFRDIKNRENWESVKEFAQLDGVFVVNRNGLICAAGRYIDANAKDVNLPGGLGGRHRATAAITRLIPAVGITVSESGGLVRVFRDGACTITIRSEIRITG; from the coding sequence ATGAATGACGAACTGCTGATGCGAGTGGCCGCCGAGATCGCGGAGGATATCGGGGCGAAGGCGATCGTCTCCTTCACCCGCCCCTGCACCTGTCTCTCCAGGGTGCCCCTGATCTGGGTGCAGGACCTCCAGCTCGACATCCTGAAAGACCTCTCGATGAACGAGATCGTCTCGGTCTGCGAGCAGCACATGCTCGACGCGGCCGTGCAGATCTATCTCACCCGCCGTTTCGAGGACGGCAACGTCGTCGCGGTCTTTCCGTACGCGATCCTGATCTACGACCTCGAACGCGCCAAAAACTTCGTCGACCTCAGGAACTACGAAGACATCGTCCCCAGGGAAGTGATGTACGCCGTCCTCAACCTGGCGATGGAGATCGCGATCGAGGGGCGGGAGGGCCGGAGGATCGGCACGGCGTTCGTCATCGGCGACGACGAGGAGGTCGGCCACCACTCGCACCAGGCCATCCTGAACCCGTACAAGGGGCATGACGCCGCCTTCAGGGACATCAAGAACCGCGAGAACTGGGAGAGCGTCAAGGAGTTTGCCCAGCTCGACGGCGTCTTTGTCGTGAACAGGAATGGCCTGATCTGTGCGGCTGGCCGATATATTGACGCGAATGCGAAGGACGTCAACCTCCCCGGCGGCCTTGGCGGTCGGCACCGGGCGACGGCGGCGATCACCCGCCTGATCCCCGCGGTCGGCATCACTGTCTCGGAGAGCGGTGGCCTGGTCAGGGTCTTCAGGGACGGGGCGTGCACGATCACGATCCGGTCCGAGATCAGGATCACCGGGTGA
- the sucD gene encoding succinate--CoA ligase subunit alpha, with protein sequence MIYGDRNTAVIVQGATGKQGSFHIKLMNEYAREVGGRGVVAGVTPGKGGQEVCGVPVYNTVKEALAEHDATASVLFVPAGAAGDSIMEAAHAGLDLVVAITEHIPVHDAMKAVAYAGLSGCSVIGPNCPGLLSPGELKLGIMPSHLYTRGHVGVISRSGTLTYEVVDELTKGGIGQSTVVGIGGDPVIGQTFADVLARFEDDPQTKAVVLIGEVGGNLEEEGVRSTDLPIVSYIAGVTAPPNKRMGHAGAIIEGGEGDARSKIERLKKMGVAVASRPSEIPGMIRGLL encoded by the coding sequence ATGATCTACGGAGACAGGAACACCGCCGTCATCGTGCAGGGCGCGACAGGCAAGCAGGGCTCCTTCCACATCAAACTCATGAACGAATACGCGCGTGAGGTCGGCGGCAGGGGCGTCGTCGCGGGCGTCACGCCGGGCAAGGGCGGCCAGGAGGTCTGCGGCGTCCCGGTCTACAACACCGTGAAGGAGGCCCTTGCCGAGCACGACGCAACGGCGAGCGTCCTCTTCGTCCCGGCAGGGGCCGCGGGCGACTCGATCATGGAGGCCGCCCATGCAGGCCTCGACCTCGTCGTCGCGATCACCGAACACATCCCTGTCCACGACGCCATGAAGGCGGTCGCCTATGCGGGCCTCTCAGGCTGCAGTGTCATCGGCCCGAACTGCCCCGGCCTCCTCTCGCCCGGCGAACTGAAACTCGGGATCATGCCCTCCCACCTGTACACGAGGGGGCATGTCGGTGTCATCTCCCGGAGCGGCACCCTCACCTACGAGGTCGTCGACGAACTGACAAAGGGGGGCATTGGGCAGTCGACGGTCGTCGGCATCGGCGGCGACCCGGTCATCGGCCAGACCTTTGCCGATGTCCTGGCCCGTTTCGAGGATGACCCGCAGACGAAGGCCGTCGTCCTCATCGGCGAGGTCGGCGGCAATCTCGAAGAGGAGGGCGTCCGCTCGACCGACCTGCCGATCGTCTCCTATATCGCCGGCGTCACGGCTCCGCCGAACAAGCGGATGGGCCATGCCGGTGCGATCATCGAGGGCGGCGAAGGCGACGCACGCTCCAAGATCGAGAGGCTGAAAAAGATGGGCGTGGCGGTCGCCTCGCGGCCGTCAGAGATACCGGGCATGATCCGTGGCCTGTTATGA